Below is a genomic region from Eupeodes corollae chromosome 1, idEupCoro1.1, whole genome shotgun sequence.
ACTCGGGTGCGCATGGGAGTCCCAATATAAGTGAAGTCTGTGTAGTTCATTTAATGTGTGCCCCTTTgttgttgatttgtttttttttttccttcccCTCGGAAATTTGACGTGTTATCTATTCGGGAAGAGGCAGGCCCGCTGACAAtcaaccaaacaaacaaaacacttgCGTTGTCGCTTTGCATAAAAGATTAGGCTGCATGCGAGGTTTCAATTGAATCCCAAGACGAATATCTGTACATTTACTGTGTTGGTTTGTCAGGAACTAATTGATTAAGTCGTTCTTCGTAATCTTGGTGCTTTTTTGTTTCTCTGTTTGCTTTTCGTTTACGTTACGATTGCTCCTGCTCTTTATGGATCTGTCACTTGATTTGTGATTTTGAAATTGGgtgcacttttatttttctcatttgGAATGAATAACATGTTTGACCTTGAATGGCGTCACTCTTGAAACGCGGTCACACATCACAGGTTCATTATATTGGAACACAGATTTGAGACGAATTGGCGAGACaagttacaaataaataaaataaaatacaaaaaaacaggtCTTGCCGGTTGATTGGTGTGATTTTATTCTCTGTGTTTATGGACGTGGTCGGTCTCATGCTTAGTCATGCTAATGATGATGTTTTGAGTGTTGTGTGATGGAGTTTTGCAAATTCTTAaactaattgatttatttattcccCTGGTGTAGTAGTTATCTTTTTTCTTGAATTCTATTGCAACCTTACAACTTCGTGGcatgaaatatttcaaatagttacgtagattattttaatttactttttaaagtctTATCGGTATGATTGATGGTTATAAATCATTATCAGGGGTGGAATCATGTAAGGTGATTTGTGACTGTCACATTGGTGACAATCAAATGTGATCAAAAGAATTTATTCGTCTGTGTAATGTGATCAccaaaatatttctcaaatttggtatcactttagaagaaaaactttgacatttgatttttttttaaatttgccgGCAAATTGGTTTGTGTTTTGTTCGTCTAGACTAGACGTTGTGTGTTCTTAAAGTgaattactttcaaaaaaatgtaagtaagcATTTATGTATATTGTTATTACTGTTTACTAGACtgtaattgttaaaaatattaaatttacatCAACAGGTTTCCCAACAAAGCTCAAATCCAATTTCTTACTAATTATATGGAACAATATCCCGATTTGGCCAAATCCTTTTCGGCAAACACAATAAATTCAAGAGATTCACAGAGAATCCAGTGGGAGAAGCTCACTCGAATGTTAAACGAGAATGGGCCTCCTACAAAATCAACTGCAGAGTGGAAAAGGGtaggtatttatatttaattgattgGTGTCCTCTCATTGATTATATTGCACAGATTTGGACCATTCGAAAatataatgcaaaaaaaaaattgattgcaaATAAGAAATCAATAGCACAAACAGGAGGAGGACCTTTTACAGAAAAAGCTTTGGACAGTGTCGACGAGGTGATAATCCAAGCATGTGGTATTGAAGCAGCAGTGGAGGGAACATTTGGAGTATCCAGTTTCGGATGCAATGAACATGGTGagttttcagaaattttaatttcagtgttaatttacgattttttttatttgcagagTTAGATAATGCTTTAAAGGAACTCCTTTCCGAGCCAGTGGATGTGGCATTGGAACCACAACCCACGCCGACTCCAGCGTCTAGTTCCAAACGCAACAAGCCACCAACAAAAGTCGAGGAGAATACGCTGCTGGCCGAAAAGCAATTGGAACTCCAgcaaaaatttattgatttgcaaataaaaaagctgGATGACATCGACAAAACTTTGCAAACGGTCAACAAttcaataattgaattgaaagattGCGTAAAGTTGCTATGCCAGGAGAAGCAAAAGGAAAGAGAGTGCTCAAATGcactgaaaaaagaagaactccAACTGAAAAGAATGGAGTTGGAGCTGGCCAAAGCAGTAAATGAGATCCGAGTCTTggagttaaacaaaaaatgagccggctcaattttattatttttatttatttgtttactttattattattaattacgTACCTGCATatgtgttataaataaatatatatttcatataagcatatgtatgtacatatatatttattataatattcaaatCCATGCTGTGAATttgtgatgtttttgttttaatgaagttttttttttgttttaatgaagtttttttttgttgattttgtttatattcttataataaaaaatatatgtatctatgtatacatttacatttattttgtttcttttctttaaagtcTTGGACGCTTTGCCCACAGGTCATCCCTGATTCTGTTTCTGGTTCTTGCTCCTTCATTCCTTGCATTTTCAGCTTGCTGGTTATTTGAATGTTCAGATGGTGATGCTGTCAATACTGCTTCTGGCAGTGGAACTGTATGCTCGCAGCAAATGTTGTGAAGAGCAGCACAGACATTTACAATCTGTGCTGATTTTCTTGGGGAATATCTCAGCTTTCTCTCTTCTAAGATACTTCTCCATCGAGCtgttagtaaaattaaaattcatttacttTTGGTATAATTGAAGAAGAGACAGAGAAAATACTTTTCATTACTCCAATACACCTTTCAACAATACTCCTAGCCTGGGAGTGTACATAGTTAAAGCGAGCTTCTGGAGAATTTTCTGCAGCGTTTCTATACGGTGTTATTAGAAATGGTTCTAAGGGATAACCGCTGTCACCttcagaaataaaatgaatgattaGTGGATAGTCAtagaccaacatttttttttaatttaaaaaaaaattgtgttatacCTAGAAGCCACGATGATGTTCTGCCTGCACAGAAGTGATCGTTTAACTTCTCTCGTTGAGCACTTTGTCTCCAAACAAAACTGTCGTGAGCACTACCACCATATTTAGCGTTTATTGAGAGAATTTTTCTGCTCTCGTCACATATCtagaatgaaaacaaatatgatgTACATACAATatacattaataaaaaacaatttatgaaaaaGTTAACTTACTATCATAGCATTTAGACTATGTCTtccttttctattaaaataaatgtgcTCGTTATCTGATGGGCGGAGAATCATAATGTGACTTCCATCTATGCAGCCGATTACTAGGAAAATagcaaaatgaaatattttttttacaataaacaaaGCTCACTTACCTCCAGGTATGTCATACTTCTCATAAAAGTACCTTTTGGTTGCTTCCGAATTCGATGgagtaaactttattttgagGGGACACAATGTTCTctccatttttttcaatgtagAAGAGATGACTTCACAAACTGTACTCTGGGCTATGGGAGCTGACCAGTCAGCCCCAACTTGCCTTTGATATGCACCACCTCCAAGAAAATTAAGTGTTATGGCTAACTGGAGTATAGGGGAAATGTGGGTTGAGCGAATTCCACTTGGCAATTCCAAAAGGTGAAGGATatgcaaaaatgtttctttcgttaatcgaaagttttttaaaaatctattttattaaaaaagatacatttaatAAACATGTATGAAGGAATAGGCAATGTACACTTACTTTGGATTTGGAAGATCAAGTACGTTAAATTTATTCCGGAGGTTTATTCTCAAAAGCCGGACATTTCTATTACGATTTATATCTTGATTTTCAGCATTTTGAGATGGAAAAAACAATGGCAAAGGCACGAACACATTCATTTTGACTAGACACGACagacaatagaaaaaataatagcaaTTTCATATGAAAGTGACACCTAAATAGCTGTCACGGGAAATAATCACAAAATTGTGATTGTCACAgatgactatcaccttacacagaccgaATTTGTTGATTGTGACTGTCAACTATCACAAATCACCTTACATGATTCCACCCCAGCTGATGCAGTTCTGTAGTGATAACTTTGTTGATTTAACTTAAAGTATATTGATATTTTCTTAGAAGAAggctatttatatattttatctaCTAGGGTAATGATTGTTTACTATTTAAGCTAGCTTTTAAGTAGGGTCAACGTTTTCCTGTAATTACAAAAACTACGAGAGATATCGACCTATTGGCCTACTAGATATGGACTAAGAGTAGTCAAATACGGTTTGATGTCCTCTGTTCGCTAATTGTGCCTTTGGGTTTAATGGCCTAgaaacaagattttaaaataaattattgttttttctaacaAACCTTTAAAGAATCACTTTTAAGGATGAATTTTTATAGGAATATAAATCGACTAGCTGTCCATATGTAGCATGTCTACTGCTGAACCTATTCCATTTTCCTTGTGATTTGTATAGCTTAAAACAGATGATTATACTCCTTTAAATTACCATTGGGTTAAGACAACACAGCTTTGTCGTATATCTTCATAACAAACACTTCTAATGGCTGCTGGATGGTAATAATGATCATCTTATTTGAGAATCCACATTGAAGAATTCGTCATATTTTCTCTCATATcgggatttttatgaaaatgttcTTATAACTGTGGACCTTAATTAAGAATAAGTTGAGATAAAAGATGAGCGATAAAACAAATTTGCAGACTGGAGCCGTCTAGCCAACTTGGTCTCTTagttaaagtggcgctacagtccggggcggacctggacctcaaccaacatgtgtctccagccagctcggtccttagctggctgtttccagtttcgcacgccaagatGGTTAAGGTCTTCATCCACCTgtgtcgcggtcttcctctactgcaccgtccctcgggattggattcgaagaccttgcggactggagcgttgatgtacattcgctctacatgacccagccatctaagccgttggactttaattctgctaactaggtaagcccgtacagttcgtcgttatatcttctcctccattctccatctatgcatacgggaataaaaataacaatttttctctcgaagcatcctaagccACTCTCACCTATTTTTGACAGGCTCCACGCCTCAGCACAATAAATGCGAACCGGGATgctgagtgtcttatagatggtgattttagatgctcgagagatgactttactactcaatcgccttctaagtccaaagaagaagcgatttgcaagagttattattcgtttgattttagcgctggtgggtgcctaggtagacaaagtccttaactacctcaaaattatagctgtacatggtgacgttttgtccaagacgtcgttgttcttgatgacagcatatacttggtttgccctcattgaccactaaacccatcttctttgcttccgtcgcaatgctcaaaagcGCTCCACTaatatcacgctttgatcttccaattatgtcaatattatctgcgtatccgagtaattggatggacctttggaagattgtgtctctagtgatgacggttaagttttgcacaattcattccagaacgatgttgaagaagtcgcatgacagtgcatcgccttgtttaaaaccttttttgacatcaaatgcatcggtgagatctttaccgaccttgatagagcagcgtgcattctccatcgtcattctgcacaaacggataaatttgacagggatgccaaaactagacattgctctatagagctcttccctatagatgctgtaatacgcggctttaaaatcgataaagagatggtgagatgggatttgaagttcctttgttttttccaagatctaccgtggtgtgaatatttggtcgatagtgtaCTTTCCTGGtatgaagccacactgataaggaccaatcaggttgttgacgaatggctttagacgttcacataatacggcagagtgGATCTTATAGGCAatgttaagagggtctcctttcgtATGTATCGGGCACATTAGGCTGTGATTCCActaatcgggcatgctttcttccgaccatattttccAGAAATTCGGCAAGGATGTCGTCAGCTCTAGCagttttgtttgacttcagtttagatatagctatcttcactttgtcgAGGTCAGATAGGCGGAATAGTTGATCTGCGTAgactaggttgagtggttctatctcccttacagcggaataagattcgtcatcgccgttatataattatATTACTTGGCCAGTAGAAACCACGATTCGCAGTTTGGGTGAAACGTCTAAGTCATTTTTAGACCCTTGGAAAGTACCTATGTAAATCGAAGCCACTATACAAATATTATGAGCAAGTAGTATTGTAGTGAATCTAGTTGATGGTCGATTAACTTGGAGGTTTGTTTGTTCCTAAGATTGTCAGTTTAAGTCAACTTTGATTGCACTCCCCAAGACCTCAGGTATCCTGCTCTACACCATGACTCCAGTGTAAGCATGTTCTGCCCCTCTATCGTCTAAGATACAATTTCATACAAGACTTTCAGGCGGGTTCCTCTTCGCTCATATGAACTAGATGTCTAGACCACTGGAGTCTACAGAGCTGATTTTTTGTGATGCTTTCTGGTTCACCATACAATTTTCCTTTCCAATGTACCCAAGAGATCGTATGGCCTTTAAGTCTCGGGTCCATATGTAAGCACTAGCAGAACCATAGGCTTGTAAATTAGCAGCTGAAAAGTTGTGGTAATTTTCCTGGAACTCAAAAGCTTTGACAGATGCTTTGGAGCACCCAcccaaatatttcttcttttatgttGTTATCGGCTGCTGCTATTTTCCAATAGTCTTTGAACGATTTCACTGTTTCAAATTCATGCTACGCTACCTTAAATGTTTGATCAATTGTTCTCACAGTCGATTTCtccatatattttgttttttctttaattatgtGCCGCCTGATCTATCTGGATGTAGGAATCGTGTACAGCTTATTTGGAGCTGCCGATAATGCGTAAGCCAATACGTGGAGAGACTGGTGACGATTTTTCCTCTTCTTGGCGTGCCAAAGTGACGGAGTTGCTCTCTTGCTTGTCGGAGTCCATTGTAGATCAGATTACGTAATTACGTAAAACGATCATACCATCATTGCAATATGtctttataaatttacaaatagcCCTAAATTGGCGATCTTCTCTTGTAGGGATAACAacacagtttaatattcaccataAACTTATGTAAAGTTATGCTTAAGCTTAACAAGGCTTATGGAAACTGAAGCACAGAAAGACTAGACCATAATTTGTCCAATGCTTGATGCTTTATaatcaaaaagtaaataatttctttCGGTACATTGAACCTAAGCTCCGTTCTATCTTTCTTAACTAGGCACTTTTTCAAAGGTAGGCAAGCTTTTCTTCTTGAGGCTCCTTTAAAGgatttttgcagaaaaaaatcaaagctgaattttataaagaGAAGCAGGAGGCAGTTCCTTCTCAAGATCGCAGTTTTCTAATAGATCTagacatcaagtttttgaaacactCAGTAATTAGTTTCACATGCTTCAACGAGTTGGGAACATCCAAGGGACCAAGAACTGGTCAAAGTGTATAGGTTCTTTTAAACCAGACCTAATGTACTCATAAATAAGTCAGGGCCAAAATTCTCCGCTAGGAAGAAGTATCCTTTAAATCAtccatttgatttcaaaaatacaaagtaaCACACATTAATCTAGAGGAATTAATGAGCGTATTACAAAGCCTTGACACACTGATTGGATAAAttcctctaaaaaaaaaagcaaacaaaaatttttatcTTCTTTAATATCAACGTCAGCGACCACCAATCCATAACAGTGATACTTAATTTGCATGCGTTTCATTATgctgattttattaataaattttaacttgGTTCTGATTACTTCCAATTAATTTGCTGTCATTTGGGTGTCATATActctcaacaaaaacaaaaatcaactccAGAAACTGATGATTAAACACTCATACTCAAGTTGATtgtgaaaataataacaataattaacgCCACCTCTGTCGTCGCTGCCGCCGAATCGACTTCTTCTCCAACGTCCCTCTTCACTTGCATATGAGTACTCTATTCTTTATTTTGCTATATGAACTGAAAAATACATATTGCGTAGAATATTGTTGAATTACGAGTTACGAGTAATCCCAAATAGGGCagaaactaactaactaacttaaaaaaaaaattagataagtGGGATGTGAGGACAGCGACTCAATGAAAAATAATCACATTGTTTGTTGCTTTTTCCAGAGAGATTTGACTAGAGTAATGTTTGTGTACAATGATGACGACGTCGACGACACGAATATGTGAGGTTCTTCTTCATCAACTTTATTTTGCACATGTTATAGACAAGCTGGAACATTGTGTCATTCTTTGGAATTAATTTGCATGGAgtgtgattttttgttgttatgactTGGGAATGGTGtaggaaatttaaattaatattctaTTGTTGAGATTTATATACTTGTAAAGTGTATTTATACAAAGTTTTAATATTCACACACAtcagatatatgtacatattttgattgtgattcataattaaattgttgttcCATCTTGATGTAAATtgttaaagaaaacatttaaggAATATTCAAGAtcttttatcaattaaaataagttaagtTACGTACCCACGAAAACTTATTCAAATTTCAGGACCCCAAAAATGAAAACTAGGACTTAGGCCTTAAACTCGTTTTccaaattgtaataaaaatattggtttgcaTGCCTTTTTCTGATTAGTATCAGCTCAAATTCAAccagaaaatttgaaaatcttgACTTTATGGAAAAAAGCAAACTTGCTTGTAAAACAGTTTGTTGCTAGTTCCACTATCCAGGTCTTGAggtcttttttgaaaagaatctgAAATGGAACTGTCTGTTTTTTCATGCATGCAAATtccatacataatttttttcaatgctcTTCTTCTGGGTGGGTTCAAAATAATTGGAAAGCAGCATTTAAATAAATCCCAAAAAGGTCAGTCTTCTTCTCCTTCAGGGTATCGACCGATTTAACTTACAATCCCTTCATTCGAAAGTTAggcaaattttgattaaatccAGTTAGATTTAAGTCCGCTTCGCTTTGTCCCCATTTGTTTCTCTGACGGTAGTACACTTTgctttccattttctttttcagaCTCTCCAACCttcttttcagaaaaattatgaaaagctCATGAAATTGCGACCTTAGCAGCATTGTAAATACAATGAGGAACAAAAATCCCCGTGGAATTTAATGCCTCAAATACTTAATGCTTTCTTGTGTGGTTAAAGATATAAACCCTTTCCAATATCTTTGAGGTGAACTTGCATCATTGAATCTGGACATATCAATGTTCTCATTATTATGTGCATCATCATCGTAGGCATCATAAATCACCTCTCTTCTGTCTCTTCTTCTGGTCTGGTTACAACCTACAAAACCTTAGAATTTACGTTTAAAGTTTTAGTATACCTCTCATTTTTAGCTCGTGGCCTGATCTGTTGGTTACCAAACAATCTTCGATTGTATTATTAAGATTATTGCCAattccaaaagaaaaatgaattcgTTGCAATCATAAAATGTGACAAACTCGGGAATAAACTCATTTTTAAGCCGGTTCGAATTACTGAGTTCTAGAATTCTGTatgatcaaaattttgtattctgcttgtttatatttttgcatgTCTTAAATTCTGCCTAATCActgtaaacttaaaaaaactcgATTCTTCAACTCTTCATTGAATGTGCTTGcgagcgacgttttttttgacaaggtgtaagtaaaatgttgaatatgagttccatctTCCACCCCAATTACACCTGAAATTcgtgatttttccaaaaatagcgtttggactttcgtttctcttcctcattcatttcaaaattcatcatcagtaGGCACATGACTCTTttgattgaagtcaaaacttcggcaagtatttttgacatggtttgctgtgcaattTCAGCGTTCTTGCcaccaccgatttggttt
It encodes:
- the LOC129943406 gene encoding uncharacterized protein LOC129943406 isoform X1, encoding MFPNKAQIQFLTNYMEQYPDLAKSFSANTINSRDSQRIQWEKLTRMLNENGPPTKSTAEWKRIWTIRKYNAKKKLIANKKSIAQTGGGPFTEKALDSVDEVIIQACGIEAAVEGTFGVSSFGCNEHELDNALKELLSEPVDVALEPQPTPTPASSSKRNKPPTKVEENTLLAEKQLELQQKFIDLQIKKLDDIDKTLQTVNNSIIELKDCVKLLCQEKQKERECSNALKKEELQLKRMELELAKAVNEIRVLELNKK
- the LOC129943406 gene encoding uncharacterized protein LOC129943406 isoform X2, producing the protein MEQYPDLAKSFSANTINSRDSQRIQWEKLTRMLNENGPPTKSTAEWKRIWTIRKYNAKKKLIANKKSIAQTGGGPFTEKALDSVDEVIIQACGIEAAVEGTFGVSSFGCNEHELDNALKELLSEPVDVALEPQPTPTPASSSKRNKPPTKVEENTLLAEKQLELQQKFIDLQIKKLDDIDKTLQTVNNSIIELKDCVKLLCQEKQKERECSNALKKEELQLKRMELELAKAVNEIRVLELNKK
- the LOC129943405 gene encoding putative nuclease HARBI1 — translated: MNVFVPLPLFFPSQNAENQDINRNRNVRLLRINLRNKFNVLDLPNPKFLKNFRLTKETFLHILHLLELPSGIRSTHISPILQLAITLNFLGGGAYQRQVGADWSAPIAQSTVCEVISSTLKKMERTLCPLKIKFTPSNSEATKRYFYEKYDIPGVIGCIDGSHIMILRPSDNEHIYFNRKGRHSLNAMIICDESRKILSINAKYGGSAHDSFVWRQSAQREKLNDHFCAGRTSSWLLGDSGYPLEPFLITPYRNAAENSPEARFNYVHSQARSIVERCIGVMKTRWRSILEERKLRYSPRKSAQIVNVCAALHNICCEHTVPLPEAVLTASPSEHSNNQQAENARNEGARTRNRIRDDLWAKRPRL